The genomic segment AATAGTCACTTACCCATCGTTAATTTTTATAAATGAAAAAAGTCAAGTTGAAAAAATATTAGTTGGCTGGAAAAAGAGCCATATGAAAGAAATTAACAATTTTATAAAATAATTTCATTGGATTATAAAATAACTTTATCAGGGGGTATGAAAATGCAAGAGTACATAATTAAAACTAATAATTTATCTAAAAAGTTTGGTGATAGAGAGGTTGTTAAAAAACTTAACCTGAAAATTAAAAAAGGAGAAATATATGGTTTAATCGGACCAAACGGAGCGGGTAGAACTACTACAATACTGTTGTTAAATGGGTTTTACAGGCCAACCAATGGGAGCATATATATAAATAATATTGATGTGACAAAAGATGAAATTAGT from the Anoxybacter fermentans genome contains:
- a CDS encoding ATP-binding cassette domain-containing protein; the protein is MQEYIIKTNNLSKKFGDREVVKKLNLKIKKGEIYGLIGPNGAGRTTTILLLNGFYRPTNGSIYINNIDVTKDEISHKKNWFSVKCCER